In Paraburkholderia youngii, the genomic stretch TCGTGCGTGTCGCGGCCGGCCCGGCGCGGTTGATCAGTGCTTGGCTTCGCCGATCAGCGCGACCGAATCGAACGCGCGCTGGTTCGCCTGGTGGCGTCGCATGACGAGCCACATCATCACACACACAAAGGTGCCGAACAGCACGATCACGACGGTAACCGGCACGTCGAGCCACACGAGCACCGCGTACAGGCACAGCATCACGAGCACGGACAGATTCTCGTTGAAGTTCTGCACGGCGATCGAATGGCCTGCCGACAGCAGCACGTGCCCGCGATGCTGCAGCAGCGCATTCATCGGCACGACGAAAAAGCCCGACAGGCCGCCCACGAACATCAGGAAGATATACGCGAAGATCAGGTAGCCCGACACGTGCATGCGGCCAAAATAAATGCCCCAGTGCGGGGGAAACAGATCGCGCGTATAGAACGCCATCAGCATCACGGAGATACCCATCATGATGCCGACCGGCAAGACCGACAGCGACTTCTTCAACGGCACACGCGAAGCCGCAAAAATCGCGCCGCCCGCGACGCCCACCGCGACCACCGCCTGCAGGATCGCCGCCTCGGACAGCGACATGCCCAACGACACCTCGGCCCATTTCAGCACGATGAATTGCAGCGTCGCACCCGCGCCCCAGAACAGCGTCGTCACGGCGAGCGAAATCTGTCCGAGCTTGTCACGCCACAGCACGAGAAAGCAGTCGGCGAAATCGGTGATCAGACGGATCGGACCGTGTTCCTGGCGCGGATAGCGCGCGCCGGTGTCGGGAATGCGCAGATTGAATAGCGCGGCGACCACGTAAATGCCCATGATCACGAGCATCGCGGCTTCCGCAGGCGTGTTCACGGTGGGGACGTGCCATTTGAGAATCGGCGCGGCGATGTGCGGGCTGATCAGCGCGCCGCCGAGGACCGTGCCGAGAATGATCGAGCCGACCGTGGTGCCTTCGATCCAGCCGTTCGCGGCGACCAGCCGGTCAGGCGGCAACAGTTCGGTGAGAATGCCGTATTTGGCGGGCGAGTAGGCCGCCGCGCCGAAGCCGACGATGCCGTACGCAATCAGCGGATGCGCGCCGACCAGCATCGTGATGCAGCCGACCACCTTGATCGTATTGGTGATGAACATCACGCGTCCTTTCGGACGGGAGTCGGCGAATGCGCCGACGAAGGCGGCAAGGACGACGTACGACAGCACAAAAAACAGCTTGAGCAGCGGCGTCATCCAGTTCGGAGCGTGAAGATCTTTCAGCAGTGCGATAGCAGCGATCAGAAGCGCATTGTCGGCCAGCGACGAAAAAAACTGCGCGGCCATGATGGTGTAAAAGCCTTTTTTCATCTGATGCGATGCTGTCCTCGCTGCGGTCCGTCCGCCCCGGCCGTTTGTTATGCGTCCGGGCTTATGCCGATCGAAATGGGTTGTGCGCACGGCTTTATATCATGAAAATAGATGGATTCAGACTAGCAGAATCCTTGATCGCACCGCCCAGCGGGCCGCAGAGCGCTGAAAACGCCTTGTAAGCCGCTGATTCGCAAGTGTCTTTTCGAAAAAATCCCATGCCGCGCCCCCTTTCCGCCACGATTCATACCGCTGCTCTCGCCAATAACCTCGCTGTCGCGCGGCGCTATGCGCCGAAATCGAAAATCTGGGCCGTCGTCAAGGCTAATGCCTATGGGCATGGCCTCGCGCGCGTGTTTCCCGGATTGCGCGCGACGGACGGCTTTGGGTTGCTGGACCTCGAAGAAGCGGTGAAGTTGCGTGAATTGGGCTGGGCAGGCCCAATTCTTCTGCTGGAAGGCTTTTTTCGGCCGACCGACATCGACGTAATCGACCGCTACAGCTTGACCACGGCGCTGCATTCTGACGAGCAGCTACGCATGCTCGAAATGGCGCGCCTGTCGAAACCGGTCAATATCCAGTTGAAGATGAACACCGGCATGAACCGGCTCGGCTATACGGTCGAAAAATTCCGTGCCGCATGGGAGCGCGCGCGCGCCTGCCCAGGGGTCGGCCAGATCACGTTGATGACGCATTTTTCGGATGCCGATGCAGAGCGCGGCATCGCGCATCAGCTGGAGGCGTTCGAGCGCGGCGCGCAGGGCATCGCCGGTGCGCGCAGCCTGTCGAATTCGGCCGCGACGCTGTGGCATCCCGAAGCGCATTTCGACTGGGTGCGTCCCGGCATCATCCTGTATGGCGCGTCGCCGTCCGGCGTGACGGCCGCGATCGACGGCACCGGCCTGCAGCCCGCGATGACGCTCGCGTCGGAACTGATCGCCGTGCAAACGCTCGCCGAAGGCAGTTCGGTCGGCTACGGGTCCACGTTCACCGCGCGCGGGCCGATGCGCATCGGCGTGGTCGCGTGCGGTTACGCGGATGGCTATCCGCGCGTCGCGCCCGAAGGCACGCCGGTGATCGTCGATGGCGTGCGCACGCGAATCGTTGGACGTGTGTCGATGGACATGCTGACCGTCGACCTGACCCCGGTGCCGACCGCCAACGTCGGCTCGCGCGTGGAACTGTGGGGTACCGCGCTGCCCATCGACGACGTCGCGCAAGCCTGCGGCACGATCGGCTACGAGCTGATGTGCGCGGTCGCGCCGCGTGTGCCGGTTCGGGCGGAGTAACGCGTGGCGAAAGCGAAGACGTTGTACATCTGCGGCGAATGCGGCGGACAGTCGCCGAAGTGGTCCGGTCAATGCCCGTCCTGCCAGGCGTGGAACACGCTCGTCGAATCGGTCGCCGAGGCGCCGTCCGGTCACCGTTTCCAGTCGCTTGCGAAGAGCACACCAGTGCGGCGCCTCGCCGACATCGACGCGTCGGACGTGCCGCGCTTTTCCACCGGCGTCAGCGAATTCGACCGCGTGCTCGGCGGCGGCCTCGTGCCGGGCGGCGTGGTGCTGATTGGCGGCGATCCGGGCATCGGTAAATCGACGCTGCTGTTGCAGTCGCTCGCGGAAATCGCCGCGGACAAGCGCGCGCTCTATATCAGCGGCGAAGAATCGGGCGCGCAGATCGCGTTGCGCGCGCAACGGCTCGCACTGCTCGAACCCGGCTCGAAGGCGAGCGAACTGCAATTGCTCGCGGAAATCCAGCTCGAAAAAATTCAGGCGACGATCACCGAGCAACGGCCCGAAGTCGCCGTGATCGATTCGATCCAGACCGTCTATTCGGATGCTTTGACATCGGCGCCGGGCTCGGTTGCGCAAGTGCGCGAGTGCGCCGCGCAACTCACCCGCATCGCCAAGCAGTCGGGCACCACGATCATCATGGTCGGGCACGTGACGAAAGAGGGCGCGCTTGCGGGGCCGCGCGTGCTCGAACATATCGTCGATACGGTGCTGTATTTCGAAGGGGATACGCACTCGTCGTACCGTCTCGTGCGCGCGATCAAGAACCGCTTCGGCGCGGTCAACGAGCTCGGCGTGTTCGCGATGACCGAGCGTGGTTTGCGCGGCGTCGCGAATCCGTCGGCATTGTTTTTGTCGCAGCACGAACAGTCGGTGCCGGGGTCCTGCGTGCTCGTCACGCAGGAGGGCACGCGGCCGTTGCTCGTCGAAGTGCAGGCGCTCGTCGATTCGGCCAACGCGCCGAATCCGCGGCGCCTCGCGGTCGGCCTCGAACAGAACCGGCTCGCGATGCTGCTCGCGGTGCTGCATCGGCACGCGGGCATCGCCTGTTTCGATCAGGACGTGTTCCTGAACGCGGTGGGCGGCGTGAAGATCTCCGAGCCCGCCGCAGACCTCTCGGTACTGCTCGCGATTCATTCGTCGATGCGCAACAAGCCGCTGCCGAAAGGGCTCGTCGTGTTCGGCGAAGTCGGCCTCGCCGGCGAAATCCGGCCGTCGCCGCGCGGTCAGGAACGCCTGAAGGAAGCGGCCAAGCTCGGCTTCTCGGTGGCGGTGATTCCGAAGGCCAATGCACCGAAACAGCCGATCGAAGGCTTACAGGTCGTTGCGGTCGAACGGATCGAACAGGCCATCGACCGCGTCCGCACGCTCGAATAGACGGGGGCGGCGACGGCTCGCCGGTACTTTGTGCGCTTGCGGTCGCGTAATGCCCTGTAAATATCGCCATATTGGCTGTAACCTGGCCGCCATACCTTTTTCCTAAGCTGTAACGATATGCATCCCTTCTGATGCTCGAAAAAGGATCGCGCTTTGAAACAGTCACATGAAACCGCTGCCGACCAGCACATCCAGGTGCGCGGCTGCCGGGTCTCCGCACCGATTCATCAGCCTTGGGGCGGCGCTTGCCGAATCGTCGAGTGGATCGACACCGCCGGGCAGATCTCGCGGCGGGTGGTGGCCGAAGACGTGACAGCCGCCGAAGTGCGCGCCACGATCAGCCGCCATGTGGAAGGTCGCAAGCACTTGCTGTACGACGACGAGAAATCGCCGCGTCAAACGTTGCCGCGCCAGACGGCGACGCGGCGTTGACGGTGGCGGTTCATGCCCCGTCGTCGTCCGAGTCGGCGGCGCTCGCGGCCACCGCCGCATACGCATGCGGATTGAACAGCGGATGCTGCGCCGCTTCAGCGGGCGTGAGCACCGGCGACACGCAGCAATCGAGCGATTCCAACGATTCCACCCACTCGCCGAGCGTGCGCGTCGCGATCACCTCAGCGAGTTCCCGGATGAGCGCCAAGGCATCGGGACCGCCGATCGCCTGCCCCAGGCTCCAGTGACGCGTCGCCCATTCGGGCCGGTCGAGCGCCATGCACAGCGTTTCCCAGAATTTCAATTCGAGCGCGCCGACCGCGAGCCAGCGCTCATCGCTCGTGCGGTACAGGTTGTAGCAGGGCACGCCGCCATTCAACAGACCACGGCCCGCGGCGGGCGCCGCCCCTTCGTTGAGCAGCGAGACCTGCGCGACGAAGTTGTGCGCATAGCTCGTGTGCGTCATCGATACATCGACGAAGCGGCCCGCGCCGCCTCGCGCGACATGCCAGAGCGCGGCGAGAATCTGCGTGACCGCGCTCAAGGCGCCACCGAGCAGATCGGCGATCTGGAAGTTCGGCAGGATCGGCGCACCGTCGCGGCTTGCCAGTTGATCGAGCACGCCCGCATAGCCGATGTAGTTCAGGTCGTGACCGGCATGGTCCGCGAATGGACCGCTTGCGCCATATCCGCTGATCGCGCAATAGACGAGCCGCGGATTGGCCGCGCTGAGCGCCGCGTAACCCAGGCCGAGCCGCTCCATCACGCCGGGCCGGAAGCTCTCGATCAGCACGTCGGCTTCGGCCGCGAGCGCGCGCAGCACGTTGCGTCCCGCTTCGGATTTGAGGTCGAGGCGCGTCTCGCGCTTGCCGCGATTGACCATCCGGTAGAACGCACCGGGCCGGCCCGCGACACGATCGCTCGACGATTGCATCATCGTGCGCGTCGGGTCGCCCGCGCCGGGCGCCTCGATCTTCAGCACATCGGCGCCGAGCTCGGCGAGACGCAGCGCGGCCGCCGGCCCCGGCAAGAGGCGCGTGAGGTCGAGCACGCGGAGTCCTTGCAACGGTGGCGGCAGCTCGGTTGCCGTTGCAGCTGCGGGTCCAGACACCGATGACGCGGACGACGAGTTCGCAAATGACAAAGCCAAGCTCCCGTGGATGCCGGCGCGGCCCGGCCGTTGCGTGCCGCTAGCCGATCTGTTCGAGTTCCTCGTGCGTCTCCAGCCATTCGGCTTCGAGCGTATCGAGGCGCGCGTTCACGTCTGCCTGACGGCGGATCGCCTCCGTCAGTTTGCTCTTCTGTTCCGGCTCGTAACTCGCGGGATCGACGACGAACGCATCGAGCGTCGTCTTCTCCGCGTTGAGCGCGTCCATTTCCTTTTCGATCTTCGCGATACGGCTTTGCAGCGGTTTCTTCAGATGCGCGAGCTTCTGCCGCGTTTCCGCTTCGAGGCGGCGCTGCTCCTTGCGATTGACGTTGCTGTCGCCATTTGCCGCGCCGTTGGACGCCGCGTCCGACGCACCGGAAGCGTTCGCCTTCAACGCCGCGCGCTGCTCGGCCGCATGCTGCAGCAGCCAGTCGCGATAGTCGTCGAGATCGCCGTCGAATTCCTGCAGACGATGCTTCGCGACCAGCATGAACTGATCGGTCGTCGCGCGCAGCAGATGGCGGTCGTGCGACACCAGAATCAGCGTGCCTTCGAATTGCGCAAGCGCCATCGTCAGCGCGTGGCGCGTTTCGAGATCGAGGTGGTTGGTCGGCTCGTCGAGCAGCAGCAGGTTCGGCTTCTGCCAGATGATCAGCGCAAGCGCGAGGCGTGCCTTCTCGCCGCCCGAGAACGGCGCGATCTTCGCGGTCGCCATGTCGCCGGAAAAGTTGAAGCTGCCGAGGAAGTCGCGCAGCTCCTGCTCGCGGGTGTCGGGCGCGAGACGCGCGAGGTGCTGCAACGGCGTGTCGTCGGGGCGCAGCGTTTCGAGCTGATGCTGCGCGAAGTAGCCGATGCGCAAACCCTTGCCTTCGCGCACGTGGCCGGAGAGCGGTTCGAGCGTGCCCGCGAGCGTCTTGATCAGCGTCGACTTGCCCTGGCCGTTCGCACCGAGCAGGCCGATGCGCTGACCGTTCTGGATCGACAGCATCACGCGCTCGACGATCGGAATCTCGCTGCCGTCTTCGGCGTGATAGCCACAGCGCACCTCTTCCATCACCATCATCGGATTCGGCGCGGAGTCGGGCGTACGGAACTCGAACGTGAACGGCGACGCGACGTGCGCGGGCGCGATCAGCTCCATCTTCTCGAGCGCCTTCACCCGGCTTTGCGCCTGGCGCGCCTTGGTGGCCTGCGCCTTGAAGCGGTTGATGTAGCTCTGCAGATGCGCGACCGTGCGCTGCTGCTTTTCGTACGCGCTCTGTTGCAGCGCGATCTGCTGCGCGCGCAGCACTTCGAATTGCGAGTAGTTGCCGCCGTAGCGCTTGATCTGCTGGTTCTCGAGATGCAGCGTGACATTGCAGACGGAATCGAGAAACTCGCGGTCGTGCGAGATCACGATCAGCGTGCCGGCATAGCGATTGAGCCAGTCTTCGAGCCAGACGATCGCGTCGAGGTCGAGGTGGTTGGTCGGTTCGTCGAGCAGCAGCAGGTCGGAGCGGCACATCAGCGCCTGCGCGAGATTCAGCCGCATGCGCCAGCCGCCCGAGAAGCTCCTGACCGGCTCACGGGTCTGGTCGAGCGTGAAGCCGAGGCCGAGCAGCAACGCTTCGGCGCGAGCCGGCGCGGTGTAGCCGTCGGCGTCGGCGAACGCGGCGTGGGCTTCGGCTTCGGCTGCGCCGTCGTGCGCCGCGGAGGCCGAAGCGATGCGCGCCTCGATGTCGCGCAGCGCGGCGTCGCCGTCGAGCGTGTAGGCGAGGGCGGTTTTGTCGACGGCGGGGGTTTCCTGCGCTACGTGGGCGATGCGCCAGGTCGGCGGGATCGAGAAATCGCCGCCGTCCGCATGCAGCTCGCCGCGCAGCACGGCGAACAGCGTCGACTTGCCCGCGCCGTTCGCCCCGACGAGGCCGGCTTTTTCACCGGGGTTCAACGTGAACGTGGTGTTGTCGAAAAGCGGCTTGGTGCCGCGCGCGAGGCTGAACTGATTGAAGCGGATCACGACGTGGCCGGCTGAAGAAAACCGCTATTTTAGACTGCCCGGCGGGTTGCCGGGCGCGCGGCGCCGATCGCCCGGCTGTCACATCGAGCGCAGCCGCCATCGGCCATTCGGCTGACTGTATCGGCAGCGCTTTTGGCATAGACTGACGGCTTTCACGGGAGGGCACATGACATCGATCTATTCGTTTTCGGCACGCACGCTCGGCGGCGAGGAAGCGAGTCTCGCGAAGTACCAAGGCAAGGTGATGCTGATCGTCAATACCGCGAGCGAATGCGGGTTCACGCCGCAGTACGCGGGCTTGCAGAAGCTGTACGACGCCTATGCGGCGCGCGGGCTCGCGGTGCTCGGCTTTCCGTGCAATCAGTTCGGCAAGCAGGAGCCGGGCGACGCCGCGCAGATCGGCAGCTTCTGCGAGAAGAACTACGGCGTGACGTTCCCGATGTTCGACAAGATCGACGTGAACGGCCCGAACGCGCACCCGCTATTCCGTTACCTGACGATCGAAGCGCCGGGGCTGCTCGGCCTCGAGGCGATCAAGTGGAATTTCACGAAGTTTCTGATTGGCCGCGACGGCAACGTGGTCAAGCGCTATGCGCCGCTGACGAAGCCCGAGGCGATCACCGAGGATATCGAAGCGCTGCTGTAACAGGAGCGCTTTTACAGGATCGGCGAAAAGAGCCGCGCGACGTGCATCAGCATGCGTCGCAGCGCGTTCGCCTTGCGGTACTCGTCGCGATCGATTTCCCGCGACTCGGCGAAGTCGTCGAGCAGCATCGTTTCGACTTCGAGCGCGAAGCCGCGGTCGACGGTCAGCACCATGATCTCGAAGTTCAGACGGAACGAGCGGTTGTCGAGGTTGGCGCTGCCGATCGCGGCCGCGTTGCTGTCGATCAGCACGACCTTCTGGTGCAGGAAACCCGGCTGATAGCGGAAGATGCGAATGCCCGCGCGCAGCGAGTCGTATGCGTATAGCTTCGACGCCGCGAACACCACGCGGTGATCGCGCCGGCTCGGAATCAGGATGCGCACGTCGACGCCCCGCAGCGCCGCGAGCCGCAGCGCGGCGAACACCGCCTCGTCGGGCACGAGGTAGGGCGTCGTGATCCAGATCCGTTCGCGCGCCGCGTTGATCGCTTCGACGAAAAACAGCGAGCAGGTCTCCTGGTTGTCGGCCGGGCCGCTCGGCAGCACGATGCAGTGCATGTTGTTCGCGGGGCGTTCGATGGTGTCGTGGGCGTCGTGCTGTTCGACGGATGGGACGGCTGATTCGGCGGCCGGCAGGTCGAACTCGGGCAACTGCTGCGTGGCCCAGTACCAGTCCTCGATAAAAACGAACTGGATGCTGGCGACCGCCGGGCCGCGCACCTCGATGTGCGTATCGCGCCACGGCGACAGCGGCGGCTTCGCGCCCAGATATTCGACGCCTACGTTGTGACCGCCAATAAACGCGCGCTCGCCGTCGACCGCCACGATCTTGCGGTGATTGCGGAAGTTCAGTTGCAGACGGTTGACGAAGCGGCGGTTCGTCGCGAACGGCTGCATCTCGATGCCGGCCGCGCGCAGTGCCGCGACGTAGCGGTGCGGCAGATCGAAGCTGCCGATGCTGTCATACAGAAAGTACACGCGCACGCCTTGTTGCGCTTTCGCGATCAGCGCGTCTTTCAGCATGTCGCCGAGCGCGTCGGCGCGCACGATGAAGAACTGCACGATTACATAGCGGCGCGCGTTCTGGATCGCGTCGAAGATCGCCTCGAAAGTCGCCGTGCCGTTGATCAGTGTGCGCACGGTATTGCCGGGCAGGAATGGCATGCCGCCAAGGCGCGTCAGCGACTGCACGAGCCGCGAGCCGAGCTGCTGCGTCGGCACCCCGGCCGACGACGCGTGCGTGTCCCACACCTGCGGATGCGCGCGTGTGCGCAGCAGCTCGTTCTCGACGCGGCGCGCGTCCGCGTAGCCGGCGAACTTGCTGCGGCCAAGGAACAGGTAGGGCACGAGCGTCAGATAAGGCATCGCGACGAGCGACACGGCCCACGCGATCGCCCCTTGCGAGGTGCGGGTATGGAGGATCGCGTGAGCAGCCGCGATGATGCCGAGAATGTGGGCAAGGAGAACCAGCGGGCCGACGTGAAGCAGGTCGAATGTCATAAGCTCGCGAACAGTTGGCGAAGCGCCGTGATTCAGGAAACGGAGGCGGGCACAGGCTCGCTTCGTGGTCTGCGGCGAACGCGTCGGGCAACGAATTCAGACTGCGGCTGCGGCGCCTGGGAAAGCGCCAAAAACGGGCTAAAAACCCGCGCTAAAAAATAGCGCAAAAACTCGTACGAATAAACCGTGTGTGCTGCGGCGCGCGGCGCGCGCGTCACTTGCGAAATCCGCTGCAAGCGGCGCCGCGCACGTCGCGCGATCAAACGGACAGCACGCCGCACTCAGACCGGCAAGTCGCTGGCCTGAATCAGGAACACGTTGTCGTCGCCGGCGCTGGTGGACAGCCACACGAGGTCCAGACCGCCGAACGCCGCCTCGACGTGCTCGCGTTCGTTGCCGATCTCGATGACGAGCACGCCGTCTTCGGTCAGCCAGTTGCGCGCGTCGGCAATGATCCGGCGCACGATGTCCATGCCGTCCGCGCCACCCGCGAGTGCCATCTCCGGCTCGTGCTTGTATTCGGCCGGCAACTCCTGCATCGACTTCGCGTTCACGTACGGCGGGTTGCTGATGATCACGTCGTAGCGGCGCTCGGCGAGCGGCGCGTACAGATCGCCTTCGAACAGCGCGATGCGGTCGTCTAGGTGGTAGTCGAGCACGTTGCGAGTCGCGACTTCGAGCGCGGGCGCGGACAGATCGACCGCGTCGACGTCGGCGTTCGGGAACGCGTGGGCGGCGAGGATCGCGAGACAACCGGAGCCGGTGCACAGCTCGAGCACCGCGCCGACCTGCTCGGGGTCCTCGACGTACGGCTGCAGGCCGTCCTGCAGCAGCTCGCCGATGAACGAGCGCGGCACGATCACGCGCTCGTCGACGTAAAAGTGATAGCCGTGCATCCACGCTTCCTGCGTGATATACGCGGCCGGCACGCGTTCGGCCGCGCGTCGCTCGATCACGTTCAGCACCGCCTCGATTTCGGCCGTGGTCAGGCGCGAATCGAGAAACGGCTCGAGCAGGTCGAGCGGCAGGTGCAGCGTGTGCAGGATCAGATAGGCGGCTTCGTCGTAGGCATTGGCCGAGCCGTGGCCGAAAGACAGCTTGGCCTCGCTAAATCGCGACACTGCATAACGCAGCAGGTCGCGGACGGTGCAAAAAGGAAGCGTCATCGCAAGGTTCCTGGTTATGCGATCAGTTGTTCGAGCACGCGACGATACACGTTCTTCAGCGGCTCGATATGGGCGACTTCGATATGTTCGTCGATCTTGTGGATGCTCGCGTTAAGCGGACCGAACTCGATCACCTGCTTGCAGATGCGCGCGATGAAGCGGCCGTCCGACGTGCCGCCGGTGGTCGACAGTTCAGTGTCCACGCCGGTCTCGTCCTTGATCGCTTGCGCGAGCGCGCTCGACAGCTCGCCCCGCGGGGTGAGAAACGGCAGGCCGCTCACGGTCCATTGCAGGTCGTATTCGAGGCCGTGTTTGTCGAGAATCGCGTGCACGCGTTTTTGCAGGCCTTCGACGGTGCTCGCGGTCGAGAAGCGGAAGTTGAACATCACGTCCGCATGGCCGGGGATCACGTTGGTCGCGCCGGCGCCGCTGTGGATGTTCGACACCTGCCAGGTGGTCGGCGGGAAATATTCGTTGCCTTCGTCCCAGCGCTCGGCAACGAGTTCGGCGAGCGCGGGCGCGAGCAGGTGCACCGGATTCTTCGCCAGATGCGGATAAGCGATATGGCCTTGCACGCCTTTGACGATCAGCTTGCCCGACATCGACCCGCGCCGGCCGTTCTTGACCATGTCGCCGAACCGCTCGCTGGAGGTCGGCTCGCCCACGATGCAGTAGTCCATGCGCTCACCGCGCTCCTGCAATGCTTCGACGACCTTGACGGTGCCGTCGGTGGCGGGACCTTCCTCGTCGCTCGTGATCAGGAACGCGATCGAGCCGCGGTGCCGAGGGTTAGCCGCGACGAACTCCTCGCTCGCGACGACGAAGCCGGCGATCGATGCCTTCATGTCCGCCGCGCCGCGGCCGTACAGCTTGCCGTCGCGCTGGGTCGGCACGAACGGCGCCGAGTGCCATTGTTCGAGCGGGCCGGTCGGCACCACGTCGGTGTGACCGGCGAACGCGAGCAGCTTGCCCGCGGTGCCGTCGACGCCGCGCTTGACGGCCCACAGGTTGGTCACGCCGTTGGATTCGATCGTCTCGTGCTCGAAGCCGAGCGCGGCCAGGCGCTCGATCAACAGACGCTGGCAATGCTGGTCGTCGGGCGTCACGGACGCGCGCGCGATCAGTTGTTCGGTAAGGGCGAGGGTGCCGGACATGGATTCAGTACAAGCCACTTTGAAATGAAAAAATGCCGGCTCGCGGTGAGCCACCGCAGCCGGCAACAGCCTTTGAACGACGCGACGCGAGGCCGCGCGTCTTACTGCCTTGTGCCTGAGTCTGGCGCTCAGGCAAACAACGCCGCGTACTCGTCGGCGGAAAAACCGAGCGACTTCACGCGCCCGTTCACGACCAGCACCGGCCGCTTGATCACCGACGGCTTGTGGATCATCAGCGCGATCGCGCCCGGCTGCGTTTCAGCGGCCGCCTTCATGTCGTCGGACAGCGCGCGCCACGTCGTGCCGCGGCGGTTCAGCAGCGCGTCGAGCTTGACGTCCTTGAGCCAGTCCTGCACGAGCGGCTCGGTCACGCCGGCCTTCTTGAAGTCGTGAAACTCGAACTCGACGCCGTGCTCTTCGAGCCACACACGTGCCTTCTTTACGGTGTCGCAGTTCGGAATGCCGTAGACGACGGTTTTGGTGCCGCGCGCCATCAGTCGCCTCGCAGCAACTCGTTCAGGCCGACCTTCGCGCGCGTTTTCGCGTCGACCTTCTTGACGATCACCGCGCAGTACAGGCTGTGCGTGCCGTCCTTCGACGGCAGGTTGCCCGCCACCACGACCGAGCCCGCCGGAATGCGGCCGTACGTGACTTCGCCGGTTTCGCGGTCGTAAATCTTGGTGCTCTGGCCGAGGTACACGCCCATCGAGATCACCGAGTTTTCCTCGACGATCACGCCTTCGACGACTTCCGAGCGCGCGCCGATGAAGCAGTTGTCTTCGATGATGACCGGGTTCGCCTGCAGCGGCTCGAGCACGCCGCCGATGCCGACGCCGCCCGACAGGTGCACATTCTTGCCGATCTGCGCGCACGAGCCGACGGTGGCCCACGTGTCGACCATCGTGCCTTCGTCGACGTATGCGCCGATGTTGGTGTACGACGGCATCAGCACGACATTCTTCGCGATGAACGAGCCGCGGCGCGCGATCGCGGGCGGCACCACGCGGAAGCCGCCGGCGGCGAAGTCTTCAGCGGTGTAGTTGGCGAACTTCGACGGCACCTTGTCGTAGAACTGGCTGTAGCCGCCGGCCGGCATCGGCGCGTTGTCTTCCAGACGGAACGACAGCAGCACGGCTTTCTTCAGCCACTGGTTGACGATCCAGTCGCCGTCCTTCTTTTCGGCGACGCG encodes the following:
- the lplT gene encoding lysophospholipid transporter LplT, with amino-acid sequence MKKGFYTIMAAQFFSSLADNALLIAAIALLKDLHAPNWMTPLLKLFFVLSYVVLAAFVGAFADSRPKGRVMFITNTIKVVGCITMLVGAHPLIAYGIVGFGAAAYSPAKYGILTELLPPDRLVAANGWIEGTTVGSIILGTVLGGALISPHIAAPILKWHVPTVNTPAEAAMLVIMGIYVVAALFNLRIPDTGARYPRQEHGPIRLITDFADCFLVLWRDKLGQISLAVTTLFWGAGATLQFIVLKWAEVSLGMSLSEAAILQAVVAVGVAGGAIFAASRVPLKKSLSVLPVGIMMGISVMLMAFYTRDLFPPHWGIYFGRMHVSGYLIFAYIFLMFVGGLSGFFVVPMNALLQHRGHVLLSAGHSIAVQNFNENLSVLVMLCLYAVLVWLDVPVTVVIVLFGTFVCVMMWLVMRRHQANQRAFDSVALIGEAKH
- the alr gene encoding alanine racemase, with translation MPRPLSATIHTAALANNLAVARRYAPKSKIWAVVKANAYGHGLARVFPGLRATDGFGLLDLEEAVKLRELGWAGPILLLEGFFRPTDIDVIDRYSLTTALHSDEQLRMLEMARLSKPVNIQLKMNTGMNRLGYTVEKFRAAWERARACPGVGQITLMTHFSDADAERGIAHQLEAFERGAQGIAGARSLSNSAATLWHPEAHFDWVRPGIILYGASPSGVTAAIDGTGLQPAMTLASELIAVQTLAEGSSVGYGSTFTARGPMRIGVVACGYADGYPRVAPEGTPVIVDGVRTRIVGRVSMDMLTVDLTPVPTANVGSRVELWGTALPIDDVAQACGTIGYELMCAVAPRVPVRAE
- the radA gene encoding DNA repair protein RadA — encoded protein: MAKAKTLYICGECGGQSPKWSGQCPSCQAWNTLVESVAEAPSGHRFQSLAKSTPVRRLADIDASDVPRFSTGVSEFDRVLGGGLVPGGVVLIGGDPGIGKSTLLLQSLAEIAADKRALYISGEESGAQIALRAQRLALLEPGSKASELQLLAEIQLEKIQATITEQRPEVAVIDSIQTVYSDALTSAPGSVAQVRECAAQLTRIAKQSGTTIIMVGHVTKEGALAGPRVLEHIVDTVLYFEGDTHSSYRLVRAIKNRFGAVNELGVFAMTERGLRGVANPSALFLSQHEQSVPGSCVLVTQEGTRPLLVEVQALVDSANAPNPRRLAVGLEQNRLAMLLAVLHRHAGIACFDQDVFLNAVGGVKISEPAADLSVLLAIHSSMRNKPLPKGLVVFGEVGLAGEIRPSPRGQERLKEAAKLGFSVAVIPKANAPKQPIEGLQVVAVERIEQAIDRVRTLE
- a CDS encoding DUF2866 domain-containing protein, whose protein sequence is MKQSHETAADQHIQVRGCRVSAPIHQPWGGACRIVEWIDTAGQISRRVVAEDVTAAEVRATISRHVEGRKHLLYDDEKSPRQTLPRQTATRR
- a CDS encoding CaiB/BaiF CoA transferase family protein → MQGLRVLDLTRLLPGPAAALRLAELGADVLKIEAPGAGDPTRTMMQSSSDRVAGRPGAFYRMVNRGKRETRLDLKSEAGRNVLRALAAEADVLIESFRPGVMERLGLGYAALSAANPRLVYCAISGYGASGPFADHAGHDLNYIGYAGVLDQLASRDGAPILPNFQIADLLGGALSAVTQILAALWHVARGGAGRFVDVSMTHTSYAHNFVAQVSLLNEGAAPAAGRGLLNGGVPCYNLYRTSDERWLAVGALELKFWETLCMALDRPEWATRHWSLGQAIGGPDALALIRELAEVIATRTLGEWVESLESLDCCVSPVLTPAEAAQHPLFNPHAYAAVAASAADSDDDGA
- a CDS encoding ATP-binding cassette domain-containing protein — its product is MIRFNQFSLARGTKPLFDNTTFTLNPGEKAGLVGANGAGKSTLFAVLRGELHADGGDFSIPPTWRIAHVAQETPAVDKTALAYTLDGDAALRDIEARIASASAAHDGAAEAEAHAAFADADGYTAPARAEALLLGLGFTLDQTREPVRSFSGGWRMRLNLAQALMCRSDLLLLDEPTNHLDLDAIVWLEDWLNRYAGTLIVISHDREFLDSVCNVTLHLENQQIKRYGGNYSQFEVLRAQQIALQQSAYEKQQRTVAHLQSYINRFKAQATKARQAQSRVKALEKMELIAPAHVASPFTFEFRTPDSAPNPMMVMEEVRCGYHAEDGSEIPIVERVMLSIQNGQRIGLLGANGQGKSTLIKTLAGTLEPLSGHVREGKGLRIGYFAQHQLETLRPDDTPLQHLARLAPDTREQELRDFLGSFNFSGDMATAKIAPFSGGEKARLALALIIWQKPNLLLLDEPTNHLDLETRHALTMALAQFEGTLILVSHDRHLLRATTDQFMLVAKHRLQEFDGDLDDYRDWLLQHAAEQRAALKANASGASDAASNGAANGDSNVNRKEQRRLEAETRQKLAHLKKPLQSRIAKIEKEMDALNAEKTTLDAFVVDPASYEPEQKSKLTEAIRRQADVNARLDTLEAEWLETHEELEQIG